A single genomic interval of Dromiciops gliroides isolate mDroGli1 chromosome 1, mDroGli1.pri, whole genome shotgun sequence harbors:
- the MCOLN1 gene encoding mucolipin-1 isoform X1: MADPAGRSGSERAPLLSPNSGPGYGSQGESLPVSEEEDLRRRLKYFFMSPCDKFRAKGRKPFKLMLQVAKILIVTIQLILFGLSNQIVVMFREENTVAFKHLFLKDYTDGADDSYAVYTRADLNQSIIFAVDQYLRIPEQSLGRYAYVPGGGGPGANGSALALCQQYYRHGHIDPANDTFNIDPMVVTDCIGVDPAEQYPLPPDEFLLSPSQGSSYKNFTLKFHKLINVTIRFQLKTINLQTIINNEIPDCYTFTILITFDNKAHSGRVPISLETSTHIQECKHPSVFGHGDNRFRLFFDVVVILTCALSFLLCARSLLRGFLLQTEFARFLCRRQGHALSLWERLEFVNGWYILLVASDILTISGTIMKIGIEAKNLASYDVCSILLGTSTLLVWVGVIRYLTFFQKYNILIATLRVALPSVMRFCCCVAVIYLGYCFCGWIVLGPYHMKFRSLSMVSECLFSLINGDDMFVTFAAMQAHSGLVWLFSQLYLYSFISLFIYMVLSLFIALITGSYETIKQHQSEGEGEAQGSQLQAYIAKCQDSPTSGKFRRGSGSACSLLCCCCTRYPDPGGGSGGGVWGHAPGPCLPYFPPLSFCFFPGNPRRKMPCS, translated from the exons AGCGAGCACCATTGCTTAGTCCCAACTCTGGTCCTGGCTATGGGTCCCAAGGAGAGTCCCTACCTGTCAGTGAGGAAGAAGACCTGCGCCGGCGTCTCAAGTATTTCTTTATGAGCCCCTGTGACAAGTTCCGGGCCAAAGGTCGAAAGCCCTTCAAGCTGATGCTGCAGGTTGCCAAGATCCTCATTGTCACCATCCAG CTCATCCTGTTTGGGCTCAGTAACCAGATTGTGGTGATGTTTCGAGAGGAGAATACGGTGGCTTTCAAACATCTCTTCCTCAAGGATTACACAGATGGGGCTGATGATAGCTACGCTGTCTATACTCGGGCTGACCTCAATCAGTCCATCATCTTTGCTGTGGACCAG TACTTGCGGATCCCTGAGCAGTCCCTGGGCAGATATGCCTATGTGCCTGGTGGGGGCGGCCCTGGAGCAAATGGCTCTGCCCTAGCGTTGTGCCAACAGTATTATCGTCATGGGCACATTGACCCTGCCAACGACACCTTCAACATCGATCCAATGGTGGTCACTG ATTGCATTGGGGTGGACCCTGCAGAGCAGTACCCTCTGCCCCCAGATGAGTTCCTTCTGTCCCCTTCACAAGGCAGTAGCTACAAGAACTTCACACTCAAGTTTCACAA GCTGATCAACGTCACCATCCGTTTCCAGCTCAAGACCATCAATCTGCAGACCATCATCAACAATGAAATCCCGGACTGTTAcaccttcaccatcctg ATTACATTTGACAACAAAGCCCATAGTGGGCGAGTCCCTATCAGCTTAGAGACCAGCACCCATATTCAAGAGTGTAAACATCCCAGCGTCTTTGGGCACG GAGACAACCGGTTTCGCCTCTTCTTTGACGTGGTAGTGATTCTGACCTGTGCCCTGTCCTTCCTGCTCTGTGCCCGTTCCCTGCTGAGGGGTTTCCTGTTGCAAACT GAATTTGCCCGTTTCCTCTGTCGCCGACAGGGTCATGCCTTGAGCCTGTGGGAACGGCTGGAGTTTGTAAATGGCTGGTACATCCTTCTTGTGGCCAGTGACATACTGACCATATCTGGCACGATCATGAAGATTGGCATTGAGGCCAAG AACTTGGCCAGCTATGACGTCTGCAGCATCCTGCTGGGCACCTCTACTCTGCTCGTCTGGGTTGGCGTAATCCGCTATCTTACCTTCTTTCAGAAATACAAT ATCCTCATCGCCACACTCCGAGTGGCCTTGCCCAGCGTCATGCGCTTCTGCTGTTGCGTGGCTGTCATCTACCTGGGCTACTGCTTCTGTGGCTGGATAGTCCTGGGGCCTTACCACATGAAG TTTCGTTCCCTCTCTATGGTGTCAGAGTGCCTGTTCTCCCTCATCAACGGGGATGACATGTTCGTGACGTTTGCGGCCATGCAGGCGCACAGCGGCCTGGTCTGGCTCTTCTCCCAGCTCTATCTCTACTCCTTCATCAGCCTCTTCATTTACATGGTTCTCAGCCTCTTCATTGCGCTCATCACCGGCTCCTATGAGACTATCAAG CAGCACCAGTCCGAGGGCGAGGGTGAGGCCCAGGGCAGCCAGCTGCAGGCCTACATCGCCAAGTGTCAGGACAGCCCCACCTCCGGCAAGTTCCGGCGCGGCAGCGGCTCCGCCTGCAGCCTCCTGTGTTGCTGTTGCACCAGGTACCCCGATCCTGGCGGGGGGTCcgggggtggggtttgggggcaCGCCCCGGGACCTTGCCTTCCCTACTTCCCACCCTTGTCTTTCTGCTTCTTCCCAGGGAACCCTCGCAGGAAAATGCCCTGCTCGTGA
- the MCOLN1 gene encoding mucolipin-1 isoform X2, with protein sequence MADPAGRSGSERAPLLSPNSGPGYGSQGESLPVSEEEDLRRRLKYFFMSPCDKFRAKGRKPFKLMLQVAKILIVTIQLILFGLSNQIVVMFREENTVAFKHLFLKDYTDGADDSYAVYTRADLNQSIIFAVDQYLRIPEQSLGRYAYVPGGGGPGANGSALALCQQYYRHGHIDPANDTFNIDPMVVTDCIGVDPAEQYPLPPDEFLLSPSQGSSYKNFTLKFHKLINVTIRFQLKTINLQTIINNEIPDCYTFTILITFDNKAHSGRVPISLETSTHIQECKHPSVFGHGDNRFRLFFDVVVILTCALSFLLCARSLLRGFLLQTEFARFLCRRQGHALSLWERLEFVNGWYILLVASDILTISGTIMKIGIEAKNLASYDVCSILLGTSTLLVWVGVIRYLTFFQKYNILIATLRVALPSVMRFCCCVAVIYLGYCFCGWIVLGPYHMKFRSLSMVSECLFSLINGDDMFVTFAAMQAHSGLVWLFSQLYLYSFISLFIYMVLSLFIALITGSYETIKQHQSEGEGEAQGSQLQAYIAKCQDSPTSGKFRRGSGSACSLLCCCCTREPSQENALLVN encoded by the exons AGCGAGCACCATTGCTTAGTCCCAACTCTGGTCCTGGCTATGGGTCCCAAGGAGAGTCCCTACCTGTCAGTGAGGAAGAAGACCTGCGCCGGCGTCTCAAGTATTTCTTTATGAGCCCCTGTGACAAGTTCCGGGCCAAAGGTCGAAAGCCCTTCAAGCTGATGCTGCAGGTTGCCAAGATCCTCATTGTCACCATCCAG CTCATCCTGTTTGGGCTCAGTAACCAGATTGTGGTGATGTTTCGAGAGGAGAATACGGTGGCTTTCAAACATCTCTTCCTCAAGGATTACACAGATGGGGCTGATGATAGCTACGCTGTCTATACTCGGGCTGACCTCAATCAGTCCATCATCTTTGCTGTGGACCAG TACTTGCGGATCCCTGAGCAGTCCCTGGGCAGATATGCCTATGTGCCTGGTGGGGGCGGCCCTGGAGCAAATGGCTCTGCCCTAGCGTTGTGCCAACAGTATTATCGTCATGGGCACATTGACCCTGCCAACGACACCTTCAACATCGATCCAATGGTGGTCACTG ATTGCATTGGGGTGGACCCTGCAGAGCAGTACCCTCTGCCCCCAGATGAGTTCCTTCTGTCCCCTTCACAAGGCAGTAGCTACAAGAACTTCACACTCAAGTTTCACAA GCTGATCAACGTCACCATCCGTTTCCAGCTCAAGACCATCAATCTGCAGACCATCATCAACAATGAAATCCCGGACTGTTAcaccttcaccatcctg ATTACATTTGACAACAAAGCCCATAGTGGGCGAGTCCCTATCAGCTTAGAGACCAGCACCCATATTCAAGAGTGTAAACATCCCAGCGTCTTTGGGCACG GAGACAACCGGTTTCGCCTCTTCTTTGACGTGGTAGTGATTCTGACCTGTGCCCTGTCCTTCCTGCTCTGTGCCCGTTCCCTGCTGAGGGGTTTCCTGTTGCAAACT GAATTTGCCCGTTTCCTCTGTCGCCGACAGGGTCATGCCTTGAGCCTGTGGGAACGGCTGGAGTTTGTAAATGGCTGGTACATCCTTCTTGTGGCCAGTGACATACTGACCATATCTGGCACGATCATGAAGATTGGCATTGAGGCCAAG AACTTGGCCAGCTATGACGTCTGCAGCATCCTGCTGGGCACCTCTACTCTGCTCGTCTGGGTTGGCGTAATCCGCTATCTTACCTTCTTTCAGAAATACAAT ATCCTCATCGCCACACTCCGAGTGGCCTTGCCCAGCGTCATGCGCTTCTGCTGTTGCGTGGCTGTCATCTACCTGGGCTACTGCTTCTGTGGCTGGATAGTCCTGGGGCCTTACCACATGAAG TTTCGTTCCCTCTCTATGGTGTCAGAGTGCCTGTTCTCCCTCATCAACGGGGATGACATGTTCGTGACGTTTGCGGCCATGCAGGCGCACAGCGGCCTGGTCTGGCTCTTCTCCCAGCTCTATCTCTACTCCTTCATCAGCCTCTTCATTTACATGGTTCTCAGCCTCTTCATTGCGCTCATCACCGGCTCCTATGAGACTATCAAG CAGCACCAGTCCGAGGGCGAGGGTGAGGCCCAGGGCAGCCAGCTGCAGGCCTACATCGCCAAGTGTCAGGACAGCCCCACCTCCGGCAAGTTCCGGCGCGGCAGCGGCTCCGCCTGCAGCCTCCTGTGTTGCTGTTGCACCAG GGAACCCTCGCAGGAAAATGCCCTGCTCGTGAACTGA
- the MCOLN1 gene encoding mucolipin-1 isoform X3 — protein sequence MADPAGRSGSERAPLLSPNSGPGYGSQGESLPVSEEEDLRRRLKYFFMSPCDKFRAKGRKPFKLMLQVAKILIVTIQLILFGLSNQIVVMFREENTVAFKHLFLKDYTDGADDSYAVYTRADLNQSIIFAVDQYLRIPEQSLGRYAYVPGGGGPGANGSALALCQQYYRHGHIDPANDTFNIDPMVVTDCIGVDPAEQYPLPPDEFLLSPSQGSSYKNFTLKFHKLINVTIRFQLKTINLQTIINNEIPDCYTFTILITFDNKAHSGRVPISLETSTHIQECKHPSVFGHGDNRFRLFFDVVVILTCALSFLLCARSLLRGFLLQTEFARFLCRRQGHALSLWERLEFVNGWYILLVASDILTISGTIMKIGIEAKNLASYDVCSILLGTSTLLVWVGVIRYLTFFQKYNILIATLRVALPSVMRFCCCVAVIYLGYCFCGWIVLGPYHMKFRSLSMVSECLFSLINGDDMFVTFAAMQAHSGLVWLFSQLYLYSFISLFIYMVLSLFIALITGSYETIKHQSEGEGEAQGSQLQAYIAKCQDSPTSGKFRRGSGSACSLLCCCCTREPSQENALLVN from the exons AGCGAGCACCATTGCTTAGTCCCAACTCTGGTCCTGGCTATGGGTCCCAAGGAGAGTCCCTACCTGTCAGTGAGGAAGAAGACCTGCGCCGGCGTCTCAAGTATTTCTTTATGAGCCCCTGTGACAAGTTCCGGGCCAAAGGTCGAAAGCCCTTCAAGCTGATGCTGCAGGTTGCCAAGATCCTCATTGTCACCATCCAG CTCATCCTGTTTGGGCTCAGTAACCAGATTGTGGTGATGTTTCGAGAGGAGAATACGGTGGCTTTCAAACATCTCTTCCTCAAGGATTACACAGATGGGGCTGATGATAGCTACGCTGTCTATACTCGGGCTGACCTCAATCAGTCCATCATCTTTGCTGTGGACCAG TACTTGCGGATCCCTGAGCAGTCCCTGGGCAGATATGCCTATGTGCCTGGTGGGGGCGGCCCTGGAGCAAATGGCTCTGCCCTAGCGTTGTGCCAACAGTATTATCGTCATGGGCACATTGACCCTGCCAACGACACCTTCAACATCGATCCAATGGTGGTCACTG ATTGCATTGGGGTGGACCCTGCAGAGCAGTACCCTCTGCCCCCAGATGAGTTCCTTCTGTCCCCTTCACAAGGCAGTAGCTACAAGAACTTCACACTCAAGTTTCACAA GCTGATCAACGTCACCATCCGTTTCCAGCTCAAGACCATCAATCTGCAGACCATCATCAACAATGAAATCCCGGACTGTTAcaccttcaccatcctg ATTACATTTGACAACAAAGCCCATAGTGGGCGAGTCCCTATCAGCTTAGAGACCAGCACCCATATTCAAGAGTGTAAACATCCCAGCGTCTTTGGGCACG GAGACAACCGGTTTCGCCTCTTCTTTGACGTGGTAGTGATTCTGACCTGTGCCCTGTCCTTCCTGCTCTGTGCCCGTTCCCTGCTGAGGGGTTTCCTGTTGCAAACT GAATTTGCCCGTTTCCTCTGTCGCCGACAGGGTCATGCCTTGAGCCTGTGGGAACGGCTGGAGTTTGTAAATGGCTGGTACATCCTTCTTGTGGCCAGTGACATACTGACCATATCTGGCACGATCATGAAGATTGGCATTGAGGCCAAG AACTTGGCCAGCTATGACGTCTGCAGCATCCTGCTGGGCACCTCTACTCTGCTCGTCTGGGTTGGCGTAATCCGCTATCTTACCTTCTTTCAGAAATACAAT ATCCTCATCGCCACACTCCGAGTGGCCTTGCCCAGCGTCATGCGCTTCTGCTGTTGCGTGGCTGTCATCTACCTGGGCTACTGCTTCTGTGGCTGGATAGTCCTGGGGCCTTACCACATGAAG TTTCGTTCCCTCTCTATGGTGTCAGAGTGCCTGTTCTCCCTCATCAACGGGGATGACATGTTCGTGACGTTTGCGGCCATGCAGGCGCACAGCGGCCTGGTCTGGCTCTTCTCCCAGCTCTATCTCTACTCCTTCATCAGCCTCTTCATTTACATGGTTCTCAGCCTCTTCATTGCGCTCATCACCGGCTCCTATGAGACTATCAAG CACCAGTCCGAGGGCGAGGGTGAGGCCCAGGGCAGCCAGCTGCAGGCCTACATCGCCAAGTGTCAGGACAGCCCCACCTCCGGCAAGTTCCGGCGCGGCAGCGGCTCCGCCTGCAGCCTCCTGTGTTGCTGTTGCACCAG GGAACCCTCGCAGGAAAATGCCCTGCTCGTGAACTGA
- the MCOLN1 gene encoding mucolipin-1 isoform X4, producing MADPAGRSGSERAPLLSPNSGPGYGSQGESLPVSEEEDLRRRLKYFFMSPCDKFRAKGRKPFKLMLQLILFGLSNQIVVMFREENTVAFKHLFLKDYTDGADDSYAVYTRADLNQSIIFAVDQYLRIPEQSLGRYAYVPGGGGPGANGSALALCQQYYRHGHIDPANDTFNIDPMVVTDCIGVDPAEQYPLPPDEFLLSPSQGSSYKNFTLKFHKLINVTIRFQLKTINLQTIINNEIPDCYTFTILITFDNKAHSGRVPISLETSTHIQECKHPSVFGHGDNRFRLFFDVVVILTCALSFLLCARSLLRGFLLQTEFARFLCRRQGHALSLWERLEFVNGWYILLVASDILTISGTIMKIGIEAKNLASYDVCSILLGTSTLLVWVGVIRYLTFFQKYNILIATLRVALPSVMRFCCCVAVIYLGYCFCGWIVLGPYHMKFRSLSMVSECLFSLINGDDMFVTFAAMQAHSGLVWLFSQLYLYSFISLFIYMVLSLFIALITGSYETIKQHQSEGEGEAQGSQLQAYIAKCQDSPTSGKFRRGSGSACSLLCCCCTREPSQENALLVN from the exons AGCGAGCACCATTGCTTAGTCCCAACTCTGGTCCTGGCTATGGGTCCCAAGGAGAGTCCCTACCTGTCAGTGAGGAAGAAGACCTGCGCCGGCGTCTCAAGTATTTCTTTATGAGCCCCTGTGACAAGTTCCGGGCCAAAGGTCGAAAGCCCTTCAAGCTGATGCTGCAG CTCATCCTGTTTGGGCTCAGTAACCAGATTGTGGTGATGTTTCGAGAGGAGAATACGGTGGCTTTCAAACATCTCTTCCTCAAGGATTACACAGATGGGGCTGATGATAGCTACGCTGTCTATACTCGGGCTGACCTCAATCAGTCCATCATCTTTGCTGTGGACCAG TACTTGCGGATCCCTGAGCAGTCCCTGGGCAGATATGCCTATGTGCCTGGTGGGGGCGGCCCTGGAGCAAATGGCTCTGCCCTAGCGTTGTGCCAACAGTATTATCGTCATGGGCACATTGACCCTGCCAACGACACCTTCAACATCGATCCAATGGTGGTCACTG ATTGCATTGGGGTGGACCCTGCAGAGCAGTACCCTCTGCCCCCAGATGAGTTCCTTCTGTCCCCTTCACAAGGCAGTAGCTACAAGAACTTCACACTCAAGTTTCACAA GCTGATCAACGTCACCATCCGTTTCCAGCTCAAGACCATCAATCTGCAGACCATCATCAACAATGAAATCCCGGACTGTTAcaccttcaccatcctg ATTACATTTGACAACAAAGCCCATAGTGGGCGAGTCCCTATCAGCTTAGAGACCAGCACCCATATTCAAGAGTGTAAACATCCCAGCGTCTTTGGGCACG GAGACAACCGGTTTCGCCTCTTCTTTGACGTGGTAGTGATTCTGACCTGTGCCCTGTCCTTCCTGCTCTGTGCCCGTTCCCTGCTGAGGGGTTTCCTGTTGCAAACT GAATTTGCCCGTTTCCTCTGTCGCCGACAGGGTCATGCCTTGAGCCTGTGGGAACGGCTGGAGTTTGTAAATGGCTGGTACATCCTTCTTGTGGCCAGTGACATACTGACCATATCTGGCACGATCATGAAGATTGGCATTGAGGCCAAG AACTTGGCCAGCTATGACGTCTGCAGCATCCTGCTGGGCACCTCTACTCTGCTCGTCTGGGTTGGCGTAATCCGCTATCTTACCTTCTTTCAGAAATACAAT ATCCTCATCGCCACACTCCGAGTGGCCTTGCCCAGCGTCATGCGCTTCTGCTGTTGCGTGGCTGTCATCTACCTGGGCTACTGCTTCTGTGGCTGGATAGTCCTGGGGCCTTACCACATGAAG TTTCGTTCCCTCTCTATGGTGTCAGAGTGCCTGTTCTCCCTCATCAACGGGGATGACATGTTCGTGACGTTTGCGGCCATGCAGGCGCACAGCGGCCTGGTCTGGCTCTTCTCCCAGCTCTATCTCTACTCCTTCATCAGCCTCTTCATTTACATGGTTCTCAGCCTCTTCATTGCGCTCATCACCGGCTCCTATGAGACTATCAAG CAGCACCAGTCCGAGGGCGAGGGTGAGGCCCAGGGCAGCCAGCTGCAGGCCTACATCGCCAAGTGTCAGGACAGCCCCACCTCCGGCAAGTTCCGGCGCGGCAGCGGCTCCGCCTGCAGCCTCCTGTGTTGCTGTTGCACCAG GGAACCCTCGCAGGAAAATGCCCTGCTCGTGAACTGA
- the MCOLN1 gene encoding mucolipin-1 isoform X5 — MSPCDKFRAKGRKPFKLMLQVAKILIVTIQLILFGLSNQIVVMFREENTVAFKHLFLKDYTDGADDSYAVYTRADLNQSIIFAVDQYLRIPEQSLGRYAYVPGGGGPGANGSALALCQQYYRHGHIDPANDTFNIDPMVVTDCIGVDPAEQYPLPPDEFLLSPSQGSSYKNFTLKFHKLINVTIRFQLKTINLQTIINNEIPDCYTFTILITFDNKAHSGRVPISLETSTHIQECKHPSVFGHGDNRFRLFFDVVVILTCALSFLLCARSLLRGFLLQTEFARFLCRRQGHALSLWERLEFVNGWYILLVASDILTISGTIMKIGIEAKNLASYDVCSILLGTSTLLVWVGVIRYLTFFQKYNILIATLRVALPSVMRFCCCVAVIYLGYCFCGWIVLGPYHMKFRSLSMVSECLFSLINGDDMFVTFAAMQAHSGLVWLFSQLYLYSFISLFIYMVLSLFIALITGSYETIKQHQSEGEGEAQGSQLQAYIAKCQDSPTSGKFRRGSGSACSLLCCCCTREPSQENALLVN; from the exons ATGAGCCCCTGTGACAAGTTCCGGGCCAAAGGTCGAAAGCCCTTCAAGCTGATGCTGCAGGTTGCCAAGATCCTCATTGTCACCATCCAG CTCATCCTGTTTGGGCTCAGTAACCAGATTGTGGTGATGTTTCGAGAGGAGAATACGGTGGCTTTCAAACATCTCTTCCTCAAGGATTACACAGATGGGGCTGATGATAGCTACGCTGTCTATACTCGGGCTGACCTCAATCAGTCCATCATCTTTGCTGTGGACCAG TACTTGCGGATCCCTGAGCAGTCCCTGGGCAGATATGCCTATGTGCCTGGTGGGGGCGGCCCTGGAGCAAATGGCTCTGCCCTAGCGTTGTGCCAACAGTATTATCGTCATGGGCACATTGACCCTGCCAACGACACCTTCAACATCGATCCAATGGTGGTCACTG ATTGCATTGGGGTGGACCCTGCAGAGCAGTACCCTCTGCCCCCAGATGAGTTCCTTCTGTCCCCTTCACAAGGCAGTAGCTACAAGAACTTCACACTCAAGTTTCACAA GCTGATCAACGTCACCATCCGTTTCCAGCTCAAGACCATCAATCTGCAGACCATCATCAACAATGAAATCCCGGACTGTTAcaccttcaccatcctg ATTACATTTGACAACAAAGCCCATAGTGGGCGAGTCCCTATCAGCTTAGAGACCAGCACCCATATTCAAGAGTGTAAACATCCCAGCGTCTTTGGGCACG GAGACAACCGGTTTCGCCTCTTCTTTGACGTGGTAGTGATTCTGACCTGTGCCCTGTCCTTCCTGCTCTGTGCCCGTTCCCTGCTGAGGGGTTTCCTGTTGCAAACT GAATTTGCCCGTTTCCTCTGTCGCCGACAGGGTCATGCCTTGAGCCTGTGGGAACGGCTGGAGTTTGTAAATGGCTGGTACATCCTTCTTGTGGCCAGTGACATACTGACCATATCTGGCACGATCATGAAGATTGGCATTGAGGCCAAG AACTTGGCCAGCTATGACGTCTGCAGCATCCTGCTGGGCACCTCTACTCTGCTCGTCTGGGTTGGCGTAATCCGCTATCTTACCTTCTTTCAGAAATACAAT ATCCTCATCGCCACACTCCGAGTGGCCTTGCCCAGCGTCATGCGCTTCTGCTGTTGCGTGGCTGTCATCTACCTGGGCTACTGCTTCTGTGGCTGGATAGTCCTGGGGCCTTACCACATGAAG TTTCGTTCCCTCTCTATGGTGTCAGAGTGCCTGTTCTCCCTCATCAACGGGGATGACATGTTCGTGACGTTTGCGGCCATGCAGGCGCACAGCGGCCTGGTCTGGCTCTTCTCCCAGCTCTATCTCTACTCCTTCATCAGCCTCTTCATTTACATGGTTCTCAGCCTCTTCATTGCGCTCATCACCGGCTCCTATGAGACTATCAAG CAGCACCAGTCCGAGGGCGAGGGTGAGGCCCAGGGCAGCCAGCTGCAGGCCTACATCGCCAAGTGTCAGGACAGCCCCACCTCCGGCAAGTTCCGGCGCGGCAGCGGCTCCGCCTGCAGCCTCCTGTGTTGCTGTTGCACCAG GGAACCCTCGCAGGAAAATGCCCTGCTCGTGAACTGA